A region of Cellulophaga sp. RHA19 DNA encodes the following proteins:
- a CDS encoding tetratricopeptide repeat protein, which produces MKTKFLILTAAMSFSAMTFAQKNEVKAADKALKSDNAAEAKAALAKAEPLLGSADAKTKALYYLVKGKTYSKLAKAGEQGAFKESIAAFNDLIAYEEEVGKKKYTVEAKQAMTGMTGDIVNAAIKDNNEKKFDAGADKLYLAYNLSKKDTVYLFYAANSAVNAQNMEKALKYYNELKDLNYDGSEVKYSAVNIATGEREEMAKAQRDLMVKSKQYKEPKEEKSPSRKAEIVKNIALIYTQLGEDEKALEAYKEARANNPGDVNLILNEANLQYKLGHKDQFKVLMAEATRVDPNNPDLFYNIGVINMEQDNIAEARSAYEKAIELNPAYVNAQLNLSTTYVNEGNGLIDAMNALGSSRADIAKYDELKAQKDGLFKEGAQILEDALKQTPGNQALLSQLKNIYGALGDTENFMRLKKLLGE; this is translated from the coding sequence ATGAAAACTAAATTTTTAATATTAACGGCAGCAATGTCTTTTTCTGCAATGACTTTTGCACAAAAGAATGAAGTTAAGGCTGCTGATAAAGCATTAAAATCTGATAATGCAGCAGAAGCTAAAGCTGCTCTAGCAAAAGCAGAACCATTATTAGGATCTGCAGATGCAAAAACAAAAGCGTTATACTACTTAGTAAAAGGAAAAACATATTCTAAACTAGCTAAGGCTGGTGAGCAAGGTGCTTTTAAAGAGTCTATTGCTGCTTTTAATGATTTAATTGCTTACGAAGAAGAAGTAGGTAAAAAGAAATACACAGTAGAAGCTAAACAGGCTATGACTGGTATGACTGGTGATATTGTTAATGCTGCAATTAAAGATAATAACGAGAAAAAGTTTGATGCTGGTGCAGATAAACTTTACTTAGCATATAATTTAAGTAAAAAAGATACAGTTTATTTATTTTATGCTGCTAACAGTGCTGTTAATGCACAAAATATGGAAAAAGCACTTAAGTACTATAATGAACTTAAAGACTTAAACTATGATGGTAGCGAAGTAAAATACTCTGCTGTAAACATTGCAACAGGAGAAAGAGAAGAAATGGCTAAAGCACAAAGAGATTTGATGGTGAAGTCTAAACAATACAAAGAGCCAAAAGAGGAGAAGTCTCCATCTAGAAAAGCAGAAATTGTTAAAAACATAGCACTTATTTATACTCAATTAGGAGAAGATGAAAAAGCATTAGAAGCTTACAAAGAAGCAAGAGCCAATAATCCTGGTGATGTAAATTTAATTTTAAACGAGGCTAACTTACAGTATAAATTGGGTCATAAAGATCAGTTTAAAGTATTAATGGCAGAAGCTACTAGAGTAGACCCTAACAATCCAGATTTGTTTTACAATATTGGTGTTATTAATATGGAGCAAGATAATATTGCAGAAGCAAGATCTGCTTATGAAAAAGCAATTGAACTTAATCCAGCTTATGTTAACGCGCAATTAAACTTATCTACTACGTATGTAAACGAAGGTAACGGATTAATTGATGCGATGAATGCACTAGGAAGTTCTAGAGCAGATATTGCTAAGTATGATGAGTTAAAAGCACAAAAAGACGGGTTGTTTAAAGAAGGAGCTCAAATTTTAGAAGATGCTTTAAAACAAACTCCAGGTAACCAAGCATTGTTATCACAGTTAAAGAATATTTATGGTGCATTAGGTGATACAGAAAACTTTATGCGTTTAAAGAAGTTGTTAGGAGAGTAA
- the gyrA gene encoding DNA gyrase subunit A, producing the protein MAEGEKIIPINIEDEMKSAYIDYSMSVIVSRALPDVRDGLKPVHRRVLYGMHELGVRSNSAHKKSARIVGEVLGKYHPHGDTSVYDSMVRMAQEWSLRYMLVDGQGNFGSIDGDSPAAMRYTEARMRKIADDMLADIDKDTVDHQLNFDDSLKEPTVLPARIPNLLVNGASGIAVGMATNMPPHNLSEVVDGTIAYIDNNDIEIDELITHIKAPDFPTGGIIYGYDGVREAFKTGRGRVMMRAKATFEEVQGRECIVVTEIPYQVNKADMIKKTADLVNDKKIEGISTIRDESDRNGMRIVYILKRDAIPNIVLNTLFKYTALQTSFSVNNIALVKGRPQLLNVKEMIHYFVEHRHEVVVRRTQYELKKAEDRAHILEGLIIASDNIDEVIAIIRGSSNADEARENLIERFKLSEIQAKAIVEMRLRQLTGLEQDKLRAEYDEIVKTIADLKDILANEERRMQIIKDELTEVKEKYGDERRSEINFAGGDLSIEDMIPDEQVVITISHAGYIKRTPLTEYKTQNRGGVGQKASSTRNEDFLEHLFVGTNHQYMLFFTQKGKCFWMRVYEIPEGSKTSKGRAIQNLINIEQDDKVMAFICTQDLKDEEYVNSHYVIMATKKGTVKKTSLEQYSRPRLNGINAIGIKDGDELLEAKLTTGTSQIFLGLKSGKAIRFEESKTRPMGRNASGVRGITLADDNDEVVGMISVHNFDDNILVVSEKGYGKRSSLEDYRITNRGGKGVKTISVTDKTGGLVAIKNVTDSDDLMIINKSGIAIRMGVEDLRVMGRATQGVRLINIKGKDSIAAVAKVMKDEDAVDEEGLEGETPDAIEGDASTEDGTALDNDTTESTEE; encoded by the coding sequence ATGGCAGAAGGGGAAAAAATTATTCCAATAAACATAGAAGACGAAATGAAATCTGCCTACATTGATTATTCAATGTCGGTTATAGTATCACGTGCCTTGCCAGATGTAAGAGATGGTTTAAAGCCAGTACATAGGAGGGTTTTATATGGTATGCATGAATTGGGTGTTCGTTCCAATAGCGCACATAAGAAATCTGCCCGTATTGTGGGTGAGGTTTTAGGTAAGTATCACCCACACGGAGATACTTCTGTTTATGATTCTATGGTACGTATGGCTCAAGAGTGGAGTTTACGTTATATGCTTGTAGATGGTCAAGGTAACTTTGGTTCTATAGATGGTGATAGCCCTGCAGCAATGCGTTATACAGAAGCACGTATGCGTAAAATTGCCGATGACATGTTGGCAGATATAGATAAGGATACAGTAGATCACCAGTTAAACTTTGACGATTCTTTAAAAGAACCGACAGTTTTACCTGCAAGAATTCCTAACTTATTAGTTAATGGAGCTTCTGGTATTGCAGTAGGTATGGCTACAAATATGCCACCACATAACTTGTCTGAAGTTGTAGATGGTACAATAGCATATATAGATAACAATGATATAGAGATTGATGAGTTAATAACACATATTAAGGCACCAGATTTTCCAACGGGTGGTATTATTTATGGTTATGACGGTGTTAGGGAGGCTTTTAAAACAGGTCGTGGTCGTGTAATGATGCGTGCAAAAGCTACTTTTGAAGAAGTTCAAGGTAGAGAGTGTATTGTAGTTACAGAGATACCATACCAGGTGAATAAGGCTGATATGATTAAGAAAACAGCCGATCTTGTTAACGATAAAAAAATAGAAGGTATTTCTACTATTAGAGATGAATCTGATAGAAACGGTATGCGTATTGTATACATTTTAAAAAGAGATGCTATACCTAATATTGTACTTAATACCTTATTTAAATATACAGCGTTACAAACATCTTTTAGTGTAAACAATATTGCACTTGTAAAAGGTAGACCACAGTTACTTAATGTTAAAGAAATGATTCACTATTTTGTGGAACATAGGCATGAGGTTGTTGTACGTAGAACGCAGTACGAGCTTAAAAAAGCAGAAGACAGAGCTCATATCTTAGAAGGTTTAATTATTGCATCTGATAATATAGATGAAGTAATTGCTATAATTAGAGGCTCTTCTAATGCTGATGAAGCTAGAGAAAACTTAATAGAGAGGTTTAAACTTTCAGAAATACAAGCTAAAGCAATTGTAGAAATGCGTTTGCGTCAATTAACAGGTCTGGAACAAGACAAGTTAAGAGCAGAGTATGACGAAATAGTAAAAACTATAGCAGACTTAAAAGATATTCTTGCTAATGAAGAGCGTAGAATGCAAATTATTAAGGATGAGCTTACTGAAGTTAAAGAGAAATACGGAGACGAAAGAAGATCTGAAATTAATTTTGCAGGTGGCGATTTAAGTATTGAAGATATGATACCAGATGAGCAAGTGGTAATTACCATTTCTCATGCAGGTTATATTAAACGTACACCATTAACAGAGTACAAAACACAAAATAGAGGTGGTGTAGGACAAAAAGCATCATCTACAAGAAACGAAGACTTTTTAGAGCATTTATTTGTTGGTACAAATCACCAATATATGTTGTTCTTTACACAAAAAGGAAAATGTTTCTGGATGCGTGTTTACGAAATACCAGAAGGTAGTAAAACATCTAAAGGTAGAGCAATACAAAACCTAATTAATATAGAGCAAGATGATAAGGTAATGGCCTTTATATGTACACAAGATCTTAAAGATGAAGAGTACGTAAATAGTCACTACGTTATTATGGCAACTAAAAAAGGTACTGTTAAAAAGACATCTTTAGAACAGTATTCTAGACCTCGTTTAAACGGTATTAATGCTATAGGTATTAAAGACGGTGATGAGTTATTAGAAGCTAAATTAACAACAGGTACTAGTCAAATATTCTTAGGATTAAAATCTGGTAAAGCAATTAGGTTTGAGGAGAGCAAGACTAGACCAATGGGTAGAAATGCTTCTGGTGTTAGAGGTATTACACTTGCAGACGATAATGATGAAGTTGTAGGTATGATATCTGTACACAACTTTGATGATAATATTTTAGTAGTTTCTGAAAAAGGTTACGGAAAACGTTCTAGCTTAGAAGATTACAGAATTACAAACAGAGGAGGTAAAGGTGTTAAAACTATTAGTGTTACTGATAAAACAGGAGGACTTGTAGCTATTAAAAATGTTACCGATTCTGATGATTTAATGATTATTAATAAGTCTGGTATTGCAATACGTATGGGCGTAGAAGATTTACGTGTAATGGGTAGAGCAACACAAGGTGTTAGATTAATAAATATAAAAGGAAAAGATTCTATTGCAGCAGTTGCAAAAGTTATGAAAGACGAAGACGCTGTAGACGAAGAAGGTTTAGAAGGAGAAACTCCTGACGCTATAGAAGGTGATGCTTCTACAGAAGATGGCACGGCTCTTGATAATGATACAACGGAATCAACTGAAGAATAA
- a CDS encoding ATP-dependent Clp protease ATP-binding subunit, translated as MDDNFSPRVKDVIAYSKEEALRLGHDFIGTEHLMLGLLRDGNGKAINILDALEVDLDHLRRKVEILSPANPSSDNLQKDKKNLHLTRQAERALKTTFLEAKLFQSSSINTAHLLLCILRNENDPTTKLLHKLKVDYDNVKSEFKTIITKDEDYIDTPRAESFPGDSDSDNDEKESFGGSTAGPKSNKKSKTPVLDNFGRDLTKMAEENKLDPVVGREKEIERVSQILSRRKKNNPLLIGEPGVGKSAIAEGLALRIINKKVSRILYNKRVVTLDLASLVAGTKYRGQFEERMKAVMNELEKNDDIILFIDEIHTIVGAGGATGSLDASNMFKPALARGEIQCIGATTLDEYRQYIEKDGALERRFQKVIVEPTSVDETIEILQNIKGKYEEHHNVNYTDEALVACVKLTNRYMTDRFLPDKAIDALDEAGSRVHIVNMDVPKQILELEKQLEDVRELKNTVVKKQRYEEAAKLRDDEKRIEKDLALAQEKWEEESKLHRETVTEENVADVVSMMSGIPVNRIAQTEINKLAELPNLIKSNVIGQDDAVAKVSKAIQRNRAGLKDPNKPIGSFIFLGQTGVGKTQLAKVLAKELFDSEDALIRIDMSEYMEKFAISRLVGAPPGYVGYEEGGQLTEKVRRKPYSVVLLDEVEKAHPDVFNMMLQVLDDGFLTDSLGRKIDFRNTIIIMTSNIGARQLKDFGQGVGFGTSAKKAQADEHQKSVIENALKKAFAPEFLNRIDDVIVFNPLERADIHKIIDIELSKLYTRIKDIGYILTLSEKAKDYIADKGFDKQYGARPLKRAIQKYIEDALAEEIVNSKLEEGDSIFMDLDDDKNELTIKIEKEGKASEA; from the coding sequence ATGGATGACAATTTTTCACCTAGAGTAAAGGATGTAATTGCGTATAGCAAGGAAGAGGCGTTAAGACTTGGACACGATTTTATTGGTACCGAGCACTTAATGCTTGGGTTACTAAGAGACGGAAACGGAAAAGCAATTAACATATTAGATGCATTAGAGGTAGATTTAGATCATTTGCGACGCAAGGTGGAAATACTAAGCCCAGCAAACCCTAGTTCTGACAATTTGCAAAAAGATAAAAAAAACTTGCACTTAACAAGGCAAGCAGAACGCGCGTTAAAAACAACATTTTTAGAAGCTAAACTTTTTCAGAGTTCTTCTATTAATACTGCGCACTTATTATTATGTATTTTGAGAAACGAAAACGACCCTACAACAAAACTTTTACACAAGCTAAAAGTAGATTATGATAATGTTAAAAGCGAATTTAAAACTATCATCACTAAAGATGAAGACTATATAGATACACCAAGAGCAGAATCTTTTCCTGGTGACTCTGATAGTGACAATGATGAAAAGGAAAGCTTTGGAGGCTCTACCGCTGGCCCAAAATCTAACAAAAAATCTAAAACTCCTGTTCTAGATAATTTTGGTAGAGATTTAACCAAAATGGCAGAAGAAAACAAGTTAGACCCTGTTGTTGGTAGAGAAAAAGAGATAGAGCGTGTATCGCAAATTTTATCTCGTCGTAAAAAGAACAATCCGCTTTTAATTGGTGAACCTGGCGTTGGTAAAAGTGCCATAGCAGAGGGCTTAGCTTTACGTATTATAAATAAAAAAGTATCTAGAATTTTATACAACAAGCGTGTTGTAACACTAGACTTAGCTTCTTTAGTTGCTGGCACAAAATACCGTGGACAGTTTGAGGAGCGTATGAAAGCTGTTATGAATGAGCTAGAAAAGAATGATGATATTATTCTTTTTATTGATGAAATACACACTATTGTTGGTGCTGGTGGTGCTACCGGAAGCTTAGATGCATCCAATATGTTTAAACCTGCATTAGCTCGTGGAGAAATTCAATGTATTGGTGCTACAACTTTAGATGAGTATAGACAGTATATAGAAAAAGATGGTGCCTTAGAACGTCGTTTTCAAAAAGTAATTGTAGAGCCTACTTCTGTAGATGAAACAATAGAAATTTTGCAAAATATTAAAGGTAAGTATGAGGAACACCACAATGTAAATTATACAGATGAAGCTTTAGTAGCCTGCGTAAAATTAACGAACCGTTATATGACAGATCGTTTTTTACCAGACAAAGCTATTGACGCTTTAGACGAAGCAGGATCTAGAGTACACATTGTAAATATGGATGTACCTAAACAAATTCTTGAGTTAGAAAAACAATTAGAAGATGTTAGGGAACTTAAAAATACTGTTGTTAAAAAACAACGTTATGAAGAGGCTGCTAAGTTAAGAGATGATGAAAAAAGAATTGAAAAAGATTTAGCACTTGCTCAAGAAAAATGGGAAGAAGAAAGTAAATTACATAGAGAAACTGTAACAGAAGAAAATGTTGCAGATGTTGTATCTATGATGAGTGGTATCCCTGTAAACAGAATTGCACAAACCGAAATTAATAAGTTAGCTGAATTACCTAACCTTATTAAAAGTAATGTTATTGGCCAAGATGATGCAGTTGCAAAAGTATCTAAAGCAATACAACGTAACAGAGCCGGACTTAAAGATCCTAACAAGCCAATTGGTTCGTTTATATTTCTAGGTCAAACTGGTGTTGGTAAAACACAATTAGCAAAAGTACTTGCTAAAGAGTTGTTTGATTCTGAAGATGCACTTATACGTATTGATATGAGTGAGTATATGGAGAAATTTGCAATCTCTAGATTAGTAGGTGCACCTCCAGGATACGTTGGCTATGAAGAAGGAGGACAATTAACTGAAAAAGTACGTAGAAAACCTTACTCGGTTGTATTATTAGACGAAGTAGAAAAAGCGCATCCAGATGTGTTTAACATGATGCTACAAGTATTAGATGATGGTTTTTTAACTGATAGCTTAGGTCGTAAAATTGATTTTAGAAACACTATCATTATTATGACATCTAATATTGGTGCACGTCAATTAAAAGACTTTGGACAAGGTGTTGGTTTTGGTACGTCTGCTAAAAAAGCACAAGCAGATGAACACCAAAAAAGTGTTATAGAAAACGCTCTTAAAAAAGCGTTTGCTCCAGAATTTTTAAATAGAATTGATGACGTTATCGTCTTTAATCCTTTAGAAAGAGCAGATATTCACAAAATTATTGACATAGAATTAAGTAAACTATACACTAGAATTAAAGATATAGGATACATTTTAACATTATCTGAAAAAGCTAAAGACTACATTGCAGATAAAGGATTTGACAAACAATATGGCGCAAGACCTTTAAAAAGAGCTATTCAAAAGTACATTGAAGATGCTTTAGCTGAAGAAATAGTAAATTCTAAACTAGAAGAAGGTGATAGTATTTTTATGGATTTAGATGATGACAAAAATGAACTTACAATTAAAATTGAAAAAGAGGGTAAAGCTTCTGAAGCATAA
- a CDS encoding STAS/SEC14 domain-containing protein encodes MKMGQTRKAVIVKEYQLESGKIYIYDNYMVASFDEGTTITLEKVFQIIGISEIHFRDRDFGYISLRKNSYAIDPTVYNFVRGLENLKALAIVSVKEIDMHNFKIEKMFYKKPMKFFIEYSNALTWVKRRLGSAATAKAKE; translated from the coding sequence ATGAAGATGGGGCAAACCAGAAAGGCTGTAATTGTTAAAGAATATCAATTAGAGTCTGGAAAAATATACATCTATGATAATTATATGGTAGCTTCTTTTGATGAAGGCACTACTATTACATTAGAAAAAGTTTTTCAAATTATAGGCATTTCAGAAATACATTTTAGAGACAGAGATTTTGGATACATTAGTTTACGCAAAAACTCTTACGCAATAGACCCTACAGTTTATAACTTTGTTAGAGGATTAGAAAATTTAAAAGCATTAGCAATTGTTTCTGTAAAAGAAATAGATATGCATAATTTTAAAATTGAAAAAATGTTCTACAAAAAACCAATGAAGTTTTTTATAGAATACTCTAACGCATTAACTTGGGTAAAAAGAAGATTAGGTTCTGCAGCGACAGCAAAAGCTAAAGAATAA
- a CDS encoding NAD(P)H-hydrate dehydratase, translated as MKIFTGEQIYQADKFTIKKQQITSDELMERVAVQIFNWLHLRLQGAQPKIHLFCGIGNNGGDGLAVARHLQEHGYNIEVYIVNYNEKRTDEFLTNLKRLKDRNVWPNFLSEETELPQIGREDIVVDAIFGIGLNRTPVTWVAKLMTHINKTEAFILAVDVPSGLFLNKVVEDPNAIIQANHILTFQSPKLAFFLPQTGIYCNQWEIIDIGVDVEYLTVTETEYTLISKNEVLQSYIPREKFGHKGTYGHSLIIGGSYGKIGATILAAKGALNAGSGLVSAFLPKCGYVPMQSSMPEIMVQTADNDTIVSDFNFDLEPTVIGVGPGLGKEKETVTAFVSFLKQNKSPLVIDADALNILSENKELFSLLPEDSVLTPHPKELERLVGKWDNDFDKLEKAKLFSVEHKCVLVIKGAHTIVLYKGKGFINTSGNPGMATAGSGDVLTGVITGLIAQGYPQVVAAIFGVYLHGSAGDLAVESLGYQSLTASNIANSIGGAFIELFKRPEAPQQQEQQKA; from the coding sequence ATGAAGATTTTTACAGGAGAACAGATATACCAAGCTGATAAATTTACAATTAAAAAACAGCAAATTACTAGTGATGAGCTAATGGAGCGTGTTGCAGTACAAATATTTAACTGGTTGCACTTGCGTTTGCAAGGAGCACAACCTAAAATACATTTGTTTTGTGGTATAGGTAATAATGGAGGAGATGGTTTAGCTGTTGCAAGACATTTACAAGAGCACGGTTATAATATAGAAGTGTACATTGTAAATTATAATGAAAAAAGAACAGATGAGTTTTTAACAAACTTAAAACGTTTAAAGGATAGAAATGTTTGGCCTAACTTTTTGTCTGAGGAGACGGAATTACCACAAATAGGTAGAGAAGATATTGTTGTAGATGCTATTTTTGGTATTGGTTTAAATAGAACACCTGTGACTTGGGTAGCTAAGTTGATGACTCATATAAACAAAACAGAAGCTTTTATTTTAGCGGTAGATGTTCCATCGGGCTTATTTTTAAATAAAGTTGTAGAGGATCCTAATGCTATAATACAGGCAAATCATATACTTACTTTTCAGTCACCTAAATTAGCTTTCTTTTTACCGCAAACGGGTATTTATTGCAATCAGTGGGAAATAATAGATATAGGTGTTGATGTAGAATATTTAACCGTTACAGAAACGGAGTACACATTAATTAGTAAAAATGAAGTTTTACAAAGTTATATTCCCAGAGAAAAATTTGGTCATAAAGGAACTTATGGTCATTCTTTAATAATTGGTGGTAGTTATGGTAAAATTGGAGCTACAATACTAGCAGCTAAAGGAGCTTTAAATGCTGGTAGCGGATTGGTATCTGCCTTTTTACCTAAGTGTGGTTATGTGCCTATGCAGAGTTCTATGCCAGAAATTATGGTGCAGACAGCAGACAATGACACTATTGTTTCTGATTTTAATTTTGATTTAGAGCCAACAGTAATAGGTGTTGGTCCTGGTTTAGGAAAAGAAAAGGAAACTGTGACTGCTTTTGTAAGCTTTTTAAAGCAAAATAAATCACCTTTAGTTATAGATGCTGATGCTCTAAATATCTTATCAGAAAATAAAGAATTATTTAGTTTATTACCAGAAGATAGTGTGTTAACACCGCATCCTAAAGAGTTAGAGCGTTTGGTTGGTAAGTGGGATAATGATTTTGATAAATTAGAAAAAGCTAAGTTGTTTTCTGTAGAACACAAATGTGTGCTTGTTATAAAAGGAGCCCATACTATAGTATTATATAAAGGCAAAGGATTTATAAATACATCAGGTAATCCAGGGATGGCAACTGCTGGTAGTGGTGATGTGTTAACAGGAGTAATAACTGGGTTAATTGCACAAGGATATCCGCAAGTAGTTGCTGCAATTTTTGGTGTTTATTTACACGGTAGTGCAGGGGACTTGGCTGTAGAGAGTTTGGGATATCAATCTCTAACAGCTTCTAATATTGCAAATTCTATAGGAGGGGCGTTTATAGAATTATTTAAAAGGCCAGAGGCTCCACAACAACAGGAACAGCAAAAAGCTTAA
- the thrA gene encoding bifunctional aspartate kinase/homoserine dehydrogenase I: MKVLKFGGTSVANANNIGLVKNIVKNSTEKTAVVVSAFGGVTDLLLKAAELASIHQEDYKKVFLEIEDRHLSTIKELVPVTNQSRVLSKVKNELNILETLLEGAFFIGEITPKLSDKIVSYGELLSSYIISEYFISQDLDAVYKDSRELLKTNSNYGKAAIYNFDDTNNSIEDFFNNNSAKITVLGGFIASSVKGDSTTLGRGGSDYTAAIIAAAVNANDLEIWTDVSGMYTANPKLVKQAKAIVNISYKEAMELSHFGAKVLYPPTIQPVLTKGIPITIKNTFNPESQGTTITKNLEQNGKTVRGISHIENISLISLEGPGMVGIPGISKRFFEVLSIAQISIILITQASSEHSICVAIDANDVNLAEEAINNEFEYEISLKKIKPVLVENDLAIIALVGDHMKNHQGLSGKMFSTLGKNNVNIRVIAQGSSERNISAVIDKNDVKKALNSLHEKFFEENTKQLNLFIMGVGNVGSKLLHQVKQQKKYLKENLKLNIRVIGISNSRTMFFDEEGISLKNWETLLTSGEKANKEAFFDKVNKLNYRNSIFVDNTASATVSNTYADYLSNSISVVTCNKIACSSEYTNYSKLKYLAQKYNAPFLFETNVGAGLPIIDTLKHLIASGDKILKIQAVLSGSLNFVFNNFNDKTTFHDVVKQAQEEGYTEPDPKIDLSGIDVARKILILARESGYKLDIEEIKNAPFLPEESLKTTNNDDFFASLIKHEASFQDMYKAAAEKHSKLKYVAQFEDGKASVGLQHIPKGHDFYNLEGSDNIVLFFTERYPNQPMIIKGAGAGADVTASGIFADIIRIGNF, from the coding sequence ATGAAAGTATTAAAGTTCGGCGGAACTTCGGTTGCCAATGCCAATAACATAGGGTTAGTTAAAAATATAGTTAAAAATTCTACTGAAAAGACAGCTGTAGTTGTTTCTGCTTTTGGAGGCGTAACAGATCTATTATTAAAAGCTGCAGAATTAGCTTCAATACACCAAGAAGACTACAAAAAAGTATTTTTAGAGATTGAAGATAGACACCTTTCTACCATAAAAGAACTAGTGCCTGTTACTAACCAAAGTAGAGTTTTAAGTAAAGTAAAAAACGAGCTAAACATTTTAGAAACCTTATTAGAAGGTGCATTTTTTATTGGAGAAATAACACCAAAACTATCTGATAAAATTGTTAGCTATGGCGAGTTACTATCTTCTTATATAATTAGTGAATATTTTATTTCTCAAGACTTAGATGCTGTATATAAAGATAGTAGAGAGCTTTTAAAAACAAATTCAAATTACGGAAAAGCAGCTATTTATAATTTTGATGACACAAATAATTCAATTGAAGATTTTTTTAATAATAATTCTGCTAAAATTACGGTATTGGGTGGTTTTATAGCTTCTTCAGTAAAAGGAGACTCTACTACTTTAGGTCGTGGTGGATCAGATTATACAGCTGCAATTATTGCAGCTGCTGTTAACGCAAATGATTTAGAGATTTGGACAGACGTTAGCGGTATGTATACTGCCAATCCAAAACTTGTAAAACAAGCTAAAGCTATAGTTAATATATCATATAAAGAAGCAATGGAGCTTTCTCACTTTGGTGCCAAAGTACTGTATCCTCCTACAATACAACCTGTACTCACAAAAGGAATTCCTATTACAATTAAAAACACATTTAATCCTGAATCTCAGGGTACTACTATTACAAAAAATCTGGAACAAAATGGTAAAACAGTTCGCGGTATTAGTCATATAGAAAATATAAGCCTTATTTCTTTAGAAGGTCCAGGTATGGTAGGAATTCCAGGAATATCTAAGCGCTTTTTTGAAGTTTTATCTATAGCACAAATAAGCATTATACTTATTACTCAAGCATCATCAGAACACTCTATTTGTGTTGCAATTGATGCCAATGACGTTAATTTAGCAGAAGAAGCTATTAATAATGAATTTGAATATGAAATCTCATTAAAAAAAATAAAACCAGTATTAGTAGAAAATGATCTTGCTATTATAGCTTTAGTTGGTGATCATATGAAGAATCACCAAGGGTTAAGCGGTAAAATGTTTAGCACGCTAGGAAAAAATAATGTAAACATTAGAGTTATAGCTCAGGGATCATCAGAACGTAATATTTCTGCTGTTATAGATAAAAATGACGTTAAAAAAGCCCTAAACTCTCTTCACGAAAAGTTTTTTGAAGAAAACACAAAACAATTAAATTTGTTTATTATGGGAGTAGGCAATGTAGGTTCTAAACTATTGCATCAAGTTAAACAACAAAAAAAATATCTAAAGGAAAATTTAAAACTAAATATAAGAGTTATTGGTATTTCCAATTCAAGAACTATGTTTTTTGACGAAGAAGGTATCTCTCTAAAAAATTGGGAAACATTGCTTACTAGTGGAGAAAAAGCAAATAAAGAAGCCTTTTTTGATAAAGTAAATAAACTAAATTACAGAAACAGCATATTTGTAGATAATACAGCTAGCGCAACAGTATCTAATACTTATGCAGACTATTTAAGCAATAGTATTTCTGTGGTTACATGTAATAAAATTGCCTGTTCATCTGAATATACTAATTATAGTAAATTAAAGTATTTAGCGCAAAAATACAATGCTCCGTTTTTATTTGAAACTAATGTTGGTGCTGGCTTACCAATTATAGATACTCTAAAACATTTAATTGCTTCAGGAGATAAAATTTTAAAAATACAAGCTGTTTTATCTGGTAGTTTAAATTTTGTATTCAATAATTTTAATGATAAAACTACATTTCATGATGTTGTAAAACAAGCACAAGAAGAAGGCTACACAGAACCCGACCCTAAAATTGATTTAAGTGGGATTGATGTTGCTCGTAAAATTTTAATTCTAGCAAGAGAAAGTGGTTATAAATTAGATATTGAAGAAATTAAAAATGCACCGTTTTTACCTGAAGAAAGTTTAAAAACAACTAATAATGATGACTTTTTTGCTTCATTGATTAAACATGAAGCATCTTTTCAAGACATGTATAAAGCAGCGGCAGAAAAACACTCAAAATTAAAGTATGTAGCTCAATTTGAAGACGGTAAAGCTAGTGTTGGACTACAACATATTCCTAAAGGACACGATTTTTATAATTTAGAAGGAAGTGACAATATTGTTTTATTTTTTACTGAAAGATACCCTAACCAACCTATGATTATTAAAGGTGCTGGTGCAGGTGCAGATGTTACGGCTTCTGGAATTTTTGCTGATATAATAAGAATAGGAAACTTTTAA